One window from the genome of Prosthecobacter vanneervenii encodes:
- a CDS encoding RDD family protein → MTTREALDLLEIAAPITRESLNTAYQQMATVWNPGSFAGMEEMRAKAVAKSERIYQAYLWLYHLPEDQFPYRVVYEKRGSLQRVQSLPEAVLSASARGPKAVEVRRAKVAGCPAGMVDIAAPFMRRVGAFVIDTGLVLFAMMGVLFLKEFLAIQEMAVTGKNLPAAQEMTNGLRLLVSACVLLYYALLECSGMQASLGKRMLGLVVTDRHGVRVNFGQGMLRVAGMMASILFLPLYLACLWTPSRQCLHDLLAGCQVMWRLPAESAQAAMEKEAASQLSLKQVGGLLAALLIAGLARVVKDAMKNPSKYPAPYVAPASRP, encoded by the coding sequence ATGACCACTCGGGAAGCCTTGGATTTACTGGAAATTGCCGCCCCTATAACCCGGGAATCTTTAAATACCGCCTACCAGCAGATGGCCACGGTATGGAATCCGGGCAGCTTTGCGGGAATGGAAGAAATGCGTGCCAAAGCGGTTGCTAAGTCGGAGCGGATTTATCAGGCTTACTTGTGGCTTTATCATCTGCCAGAGGATCAGTTTCCTTACCGCGTGGTATATGAAAAACGAGGATCACTCCAGAGGGTGCAGTCTCTGCCAGAAGCAGTTTTGTCCGCATCCGCTCGCGGTCCAAAGGCGGTCGAAGTGCGGCGGGCAAAAGTTGCCGGATGTCCTGCTGGGATGGTGGACATAGCGGCCCCTTTCATGAGGCGGGTGGGGGCCTTCGTGATCGACACTGGATTGGTGCTTTTTGCCATGATGGGGGTGCTTTTTCTGAAGGAGTTTCTCGCGATCCAAGAAATGGCCGTGACAGGCAAGAATCTACCAGCAGCACAGGAGATGACGAATGGCCTTAGGCTGCTGGTGTCAGCATGTGTCCTGCTTTATTATGCACTGCTGGAGTGTTCCGGCATGCAGGCATCACTGGGAAAGCGAATGCTGGGACTGGTGGTGACAGACAGGCATGGTGTGCGTGTCAATTTCGGTCAGGGGATGCTGCGTGTGGCCGGCATGATGGCTTCCATTCTTTTTTTGCCGCTTTACCTTGCCTGCCTGTGGACGCCCAGTCGCCAATGTCTGCATGATCTGCTGGCTGGATGCCAGGTGATGTGGCGTCTTCCTGCCGAATCAGCACAGGCTGCCATGGAAAAGGAGGCAGCCAGCCAGCTCAGCCTGAAGCAGGTGGGCGGCTTGCTGGCAGCACTCCTGATCGCCGGACTGGCGCGGGTGGTGAAAGATGCCATGAAGAATCCGTCAAAATATCCTGCTCCCTACGTCGCCCCGGCATCGAGGCCATAA
- the queC gene encoding 7-cyano-7-deazaguanine synthase QueC yields MKTLVLLSGGMDSVTALYWARHEHEVVGAVSFDYGAKHNHREIPLAAWHCATSGVKHDIIDLGFMNQHFASDLLKSGGTIPEGHYADENMKKTVVPFRNGIMLSIACGLAESCGADALVIAAHAGDHTIYPDCREPFMQGMAAAMREGTYAHIELMRPFIHLDKAGIAKTGAELGVDYGKTWSCYKGGDLHCGKCGTCVERIEAFVLAGLPDPTVYEE; encoded by the coding sequence ATGAAAACGCTCGTGCTGCTCTCCGGTGGGATGGATTCCGTGACGGCTCTCTACTGGGCGCGTCACGAGCATGAGGTCGTGGGTGCGGTGAGCTTTGACTACGGTGCCAAGCACAACCACCGGGAGATCCCGCTGGCGGCGTGGCATTGTGCGACATCTGGCGTGAAACACGACATCATTGATCTCGGCTTCATGAACCAGCACTTTGCCTCTGATCTGCTGAAGTCTGGCGGCACCATCCCCGAGGGGCACTATGCGGATGAAAACATGAAGAAGACCGTGGTGCCATTTCGCAACGGCATCATGCTCTCCATTGCCTGTGGGCTGGCGGAGAGCTGCGGGGCGGATGCGCTGGTGATCGCTGCGCATGCGGGTGATCACACGATCTATCCCGACTGCCGTGAGCCCTTTATGCAAGGCATGGCGGCCGCCATGCGGGAGGGGACGTATGCGCACATCGAGCTGATGCGCCCTTTTATTCATCTGGACAAGGCGGGCATCGCCAAAACCGGCGCGGAGCTGGGGGTGGACTACGGAAAGACGTGGTCATGCTACAAAGGCGGCGATCTTCACTGCGGCAAATGCGGCACCTGCGTGGAACGCATCGAGGCCTTCGTGCTGGCCGGGTTGCCAGACCCGACGGTTTACGAAGAGTGA
- a CDS encoding efflux RND transporter periplasmic adaptor subunit, producing MKIQNLLPLVLLLAACGKPPGGGHGGQMPPAPVTLAPVEQKELVEWEEFTGRVEPVETVELKPRVSGYITEVHFKAGAMVNKGDILFTIDQRPFQTRLRSTAAEVARAEANAMAMKREFDRVKTLLEAKAIAPEQAEARESMNLQAIAGLEAAKAAQHSAEIEFEHSTVKAPISGRISRAITTTGNYVTAGTTLLTTIVTVDPVYVYADIDENSLLKLQAMQRDKKTFTNGDGRVPVELQLSNEKGFPHHGHIESFDNRLDAGTGSMVLRAEFSNGDNILTPGLFARIRIPMTGKYQALLVDEKSILTDQANKYVLGIDQSKTPALSVYKPIVIGPSIDGKRIIRSGLAAGDKIIVNGQARLPQPGMPVQPVDAPPAKETAAK from the coding sequence GTGAAAATCCAAAACCTTCTCCCTCTTGTCCTGCTTCTGGCTGCCTGTGGCAAACCGCCTGGTGGTGGCCATGGCGGGCAGATGCCCCCGGCACCGGTCACGCTCGCACCGGTCGAGCAGAAAGAACTCGTTGAGTGGGAGGAGTTCACGGGGCGTGTTGAGCCGGTGGAAACGGTGGAACTGAAGCCACGAGTGTCCGGCTACATCACAGAGGTGCATTTTAAAGCCGGGGCCATGGTGAACAAGGGAGACATTCTTTTCACCATCGACCAGCGTCCCTTCCAGACCCGCCTGCGTTCCACGGCGGCCGAGGTGGCACGTGCGGAGGCGAACGCCATGGCGATGAAGCGTGAGTTTGACCGTGTGAAGACCCTGCTGGAGGCCAAAGCCATCGCCCCAGAGCAGGCGGAGGCACGTGAGTCGATGAACCTACAGGCCATTGCCGGGCTGGAGGCCGCCAAGGCGGCGCAGCACAGCGCGGAGATCGAGTTTGAGCACAGCACGGTGAAGGCGCCCATCAGCGGCCGGATCAGCCGTGCCATCACCACGACAGGCAACTATGTCACCGCCGGGACCACGCTGCTGACGACCATTGTGACCGTGGACCCCGTCTATGTTTATGCCGACATCGATGAAAACAGCCTGCTGAAACTGCAGGCGATGCAGCGAGATAAAAAGACCTTCACCAATGGGGACGGCCGAGTGCCCGTGGAACTGCAGCTCTCCAATGAGAAGGGTTTCCCACACCATGGGCACATCGAGTCCTTCGACAACCGGCTGGACGCCGGCACGGGCAGCATGGTGCTGCGCGCTGAATTCTCCAATGGCGACAACATCCTCACGCCGGGGCTGTTTGCGCGCATCCGAATTCCTATGACGGGCAAGTACCAGGCGCTGCTGGTGGATGAAAAAAGCATCCTTACAGATCAGGCCAACAAGTATGTCCTGGGGATCGACCAGTCCAAGACGCCTGCACTGTCGGTTTACAAGCCCATCGTGATCGGGCCAAGCATCGACGGCAAGCGCATCATCCGCAGCGGCCTGGCGGCGGGAGACAAGATCATCGTGAATGGGCAGGCGCGTCTGCCGCAGCCAGGCATGCCGGTGCAGCCGGTGGATGCGCCGCCTGCCAAGGAAACGGCGGCCAAGTAA
- a CDS encoding TetR/AcrR family transcriptional regulator yields MGRTSTAKDRLIESMIELIWIGSYGSTSVDQICERAGVKKGSFYHFFESKTELALTAIEHGWVEHRKELDQIFSPVVPPVERILNCFRNFRQEQEELFQKHGRVLGCPIHSLGAEVSTVDERLRDKLQEILAQFIRYYESAIRDAQAQGSIVTHDAMALARIVFAYSEGLLLHARMWNDLGRLDEFEAGAKIILGVKD; encoded by the coding sequence ATGGGACGCACCTCCACCGCCAAAGACCGCCTGATAGAATCCATGATCGAACTGATCTGGATAGGCAGCTATGGCAGCACTTCGGTGGATCAGATTTGCGAGAGGGCAGGGGTCAAGAAGGGAAGCTTCTACCATTTCTTTGAGTCCAAGACGGAACTGGCCCTCACCGCGATCGAGCATGGCTGGGTCGAGCACCGCAAGGAGCTGGATCAAATTTTCTCCCCTGTGGTGCCGCCAGTGGAACGGATCCTGAACTGTTTCCGCAATTTTCGCCAGGAACAGGAGGAGCTGTTTCAAAAACATGGCCGAGTGCTAGGCTGTCCCATTCATTCCCTGGGTGCGGAGGTCAGCACGGTGGATGAGCGCCTGCGGGACAAACTGCAGGAAATCCTGGCCCAGTTCATCCGCTACTATGAGAGCGCCATCCGTGATGCGCAGGCGCAGGGCAGCATTGTCACGCACGATGCCATGGCTCTGGCACGGATCGTGTTTGCCTACAGCGAAGGCCTGCTGCTGCATGCCCGCATGTGGAACGATCTTGGCCGTCTGGATGAGTTTGAGGCCGGAGCCAAGATCATTCTCGGAGTCAAAGACTGA
- a CDS encoding sigma-54-dependent transcriptional regulator, producing the protein MHDQATVLIVDDEKHTRDGLRLSLEDDFDCYVAANAAEAMEYLQNDHIDVMLTDLRLGEDDGMKLLDAALALPKPPVCIMMTAYGSVDTAVEAMRRGAYHFVTKPLNLDEVELLIKRALRSRSLEHENVALKQQVERKFSIEGILGQAEVMKPILDTIQQVAPSRATVLIEGESGTGKELVARAIHNLSGRPKASIVSVHCAALSPQILESELFGHEKGAFTGAQERRIGRFEQANGGTLFLDEIGEIDASTQVKLLRALGEQTIERVGSSKPIQINVRVIAATNRDLAKMVEEGKFREDLYWRLRVVTIKLPPLRARKSDISVLADHFLKELAKANGKAYKPLGEDALPAMMNYDWPGNIRELRAAIEHGVVMSNSNRVMLKHLPSYLLNPHGLGFGLRAPSLIAAKDAAAALPATASADTPDAIARPKSDLDVNEAEHQLILTALQRSGNNRTVAAEMLGMSRRTLQRKLKELNMVRTHRRRSVTQALPPPPA; encoded by the coding sequence ATGCACGACCAAGCCACAGTCCTGATCGTCGATGACGAGAAGCACACCCGCGACGGCCTGCGCCTCTCGCTGGAAGATGACTTCGACTGCTATGTGGCTGCCAACGCCGCCGAGGCGATGGAATACCTGCAAAATGACCACATCGATGTGATGCTCACGGACCTCCGCCTCGGCGAGGACGACGGCATGAAGCTGCTGGATGCCGCCCTAGCCCTGCCCAAGCCGCCTGTCTGCATCATGATGACCGCCTACGGCAGCGTGGACACCGCCGTGGAGGCCATGCGCCGCGGAGCCTACCATTTCGTCACCAAGCCGCTGAACCTCGACGAGGTGGAGCTGCTCATCAAACGCGCCCTGCGCAGCCGCTCGCTGGAGCACGAAAACGTCGCCCTCAAGCAGCAGGTGGAGCGCAAATTCTCCATCGAGGGCATCCTTGGCCAGGCCGAGGTGATGAAACCCATCCTGGACACCATCCAGCAGGTGGCTCCCTCCCGCGCCACGGTTTTGATTGAAGGTGAAAGCGGCACCGGCAAAGAGCTGGTGGCCCGCGCCATTCACAATCTCAGCGGCCGCCCCAAGGCCAGCATCGTCTCCGTGCACTGTGCCGCCCTTTCCCCACAGATCCTGGAGAGCGAGCTCTTCGGCCATGAAAAAGGCGCCTTCACCGGTGCGCAAGAGCGCCGCATCGGCCGCTTTGAGCAGGCCAACGGCGGCACGCTTTTCCTCGATGAAATTGGCGAGATCGACGCCAGCACCCAGGTGAAACTGCTGCGCGCCCTCGGAGAACAGACCATCGAGCGTGTGGGCAGCAGCAAGCCCATACAGATCAATGTACGCGTCATCGCTGCGACGAACCGCGACCTGGCCAAGATGGTGGAAGAAGGCAAATTCCGCGAGGACCTCTACTGGCGCCTGCGCGTAGTCACCATCAAGCTGCCGCCGCTGCGTGCACGCAAGAGCGACATCTCCGTGCTGGCGGATCACTTTCTCAAGGAGCTGGCCAAGGCCAACGGCAAGGCCTACAAGCCCCTCGGAGAGGACGCCCTGCCCGCCATGATGAACTACGACTGGCCCGGCAACATCCGTGAGCTGCGCGCCGCCATTGAGCACGGAGTAGTCATGAGCAACAGCAACCGCGTGATGCTCAAGCACCTGCCCTCCTACCTGCTCAATCCGCACGGCCTGGGCTTCGGACTCCGCGCTCCCTCTTTGATCGCCGCCAAAGACGCAGCAGCCGCGCTGCCTGCCACCGCTTCAGCCGACACCCCAGATGCCATCGCCAGACCCAAGAGCGATCTGGATGTGAACGAGGCCGAGCACCAGCTCATCCTCACCGCCCTGCAGCGCAGCGGCAACAACCGCACCGTCGCCGCCGAAATGCTGGGCATGAGCCGCCGCACCCTGCAACGCAAGCTCAAGGAGCTGAACATGGTGCGCACGCACCGCAGGCGCAGCGTGACACAGGCATTACCTCCTCCCCCGGCCTGA
- a CDS encoding IclR family transcriptional regulator: MLKEAAIPLTDDTLAPGTERTLAILELLGRHRAGLSLTEIARELDLPVNSVFRITGTLHNRGYLQRREDDKRFVLTNKLFDLSRPQVREKSLVVCALESLKWLRDETGETTQILASVNHKMTVLEQCISSQPIKVSSTVGLQVPMYSCAPGKAVLANLPPVELDQFFAAVQLKQYTPTTLAAPELLTADLAKTRKRGYSTDIAEGLEGIHCVAAAILDEYRYPVAAITVMAPSFRLKRDQFEKAGRLCIEAAATITQRLLA; the protein is encoded by the coding sequence ATGCTTAAGGAAGCCGCCATCCCTCTCACCGACGACACGCTCGCCCCCGGCACGGAGCGTACTCTCGCCATCCTGGAACTCCTGGGCCGCCACCGCGCCGGACTCAGCCTCACCGAGATCGCGAGAGAGCTCGACCTGCCGGTCAATTCCGTCTTCCGCATCACCGGTACGCTGCACAATCGCGGCTACCTCCAGCGCCGGGAAGACGACAAGCGCTTTGTGCTCACCAACAAGCTCTTTGATCTCTCCCGCCCGCAGGTGCGCGAAAAGAGCCTCGTCGTCTGCGCTCTGGAATCCCTCAAATGGCTGCGCGATGAAACCGGCGAAACCACTCAAATTCTCGCCAGCGTGAACCACAAGATGACCGTGCTAGAGCAGTGCATCTCCTCCCAGCCCATCAAGGTCAGCAGCACCGTCGGCCTGCAGGTGCCCATGTACTCCTGCGCTCCAGGCAAGGCGGTTCTGGCAAATCTCCCTCCAGTGGAGCTGGACCAGTTCTTTGCCGCCGTGCAGCTCAAGCAATACACCCCCACCACCCTGGCCGCCCCCGAACTGCTCACCGCTGATCTGGCCAAAACACGCAAACGCGGCTACTCCACGGACATCGCCGAAGGCCTGGAGGGCATCCATTGTGTCGCTGCCGCCATCCTGGATGAATACCGCTACCCCGTCGCTGCCATCACCGTCATGGCGCCCTCCTTCCGCCTGAAGCGCGACCAGTTTGAAAAAGCCGGCAGACTCTGCATCGAGGCCGCAGCAACCATCACCCAGAGGCTCCTGGCATGA
- the queF gene encoding preQ(1) synthase: MSSSPDLTLLGRSENRLPASPDVAVLETFPNRTPGRNYRIHLSAPEFSSICPVTGQPDSAHLEIYYIPDEKCVETKSLKFYLASYRNHASFNEAIVNRVLDDIVKACAPKQVVVRGKFGARGGIQLTCEARFPDIEETLRLPE, encoded by the coding sequence ATGTCTTCCTCCCCTGATCTCACCCTGCTCGGACGTTCCGAAAACCGCCTGCCCGCCTCGCCGGACGTGGCGGTGCTGGAGACCTTCCCGAACCGCACACCAGGCCGCAACTACCGCATTCACCTCAGCGCGCCGGAATTCAGCTCCATTTGCCCTGTGACTGGGCAGCCCGATTCAGCACATCTGGAGATTTATTACATCCCGGATGAGAAGTGCGTGGAGACAAAGTCGCTGAAATTCTATCTGGCATCCTACCGCAACCATGCCTCCTTCAATGAGGCCATCGTGAACCGCGTGCTGGACGACATCGTGAAAGCCTGCGCTCCAAAGCAGGTGGTGGTGCGGGGGAAATTTGGCGCACGCGGCGGGATCCAGCTCACCTGCGAGGCCCGCTTTCCCGACATTGAAGAAACGCTGCGCCTGCCAGAATGA
- a CDS encoding DUF1553 domain-containing protein, translating into MNKHLFISAAAFLCGSLHAAPTAAQIEFFESKIRPILAQECYECHSTATKKKGGLVLDSRPGWQSGGESGDVIKPGNPAESLLLQTIKHEHDDIKMPKAGAKLDDKVIADFEQWIRDGAADPRDTAPSKAEIAKETDWKSILDRRKQWWSFQPVSKQPANKTIDDYIDAELAKQGIPAAAPADAQTLRRRLSYVLTGLPPSGVQSIDDLLTSPHFGEKWARHFMDWVRYAETYGSEGDPAIPYAHQYRDYLIRAFNDNVPYPQLVKEAIAGDLLAKPRIKNGINESAIGIAQLRMVLHGFSPVDSLDEMVTFTDNQIDTVTKAFQSLTVSCARCHNHKFDAISQTDFYSLYGIFTSTHPAVIDVNAPGTGKAEREELARLKAQIKDAVAAHWLKSAAKITASENTESTHPGLGKLQWFANGVSLTKAGEFSIALEGENAVSQIHPGGYFSDLLSTKERAVLFSNRFKCEGGTLWFRVAGNGGVKAKYVVQNYPRTGTIHKAVVLSDAKDEKLGWRSLDLEFWKGDEIFIQITTAADLPAEFNKDARSWFGLTDVFITQDKTPPSVEARAPFAASDLIQSWQKGTLTDTQAEVLNRLVQTGRLPNKLADLPEAAKLVARYREIEARLPMPTRVPGVIEADAKDAPLFVRGDHKQPSEIVPRRFLDALDPAPFNTTGSGRLQLAEHMADLKNNPLTARVIVNRLWHHVFGRGIVSTVDNFGKLGDLPTHPELLDFLAQRFIDSGGDIKAMLKLMVSSRAFQRSAQASEIAMQKDPENKLLSHWTIHRLEAESIRDSILTLTGKLDPELYGEPIGSGNTRRSIYVKVIRNSLDPFLTTFDSPVPFATRGKRDTTNVPAQSLTLLNDNNVIRWSREWALRSSKLDDKARVQQMFREAFAREATPDEVKQSLAYLGILQQENNELVQELNSKEQKLAAVTQQISALLEPARTRLQTERKLPAVPLNTPAPLAEWTFDKDARDTEGRMNLELVGNARVENGALILDGKSMAKSGSLPKTLTTKTLEAWVMLDNLTQRGGGVVTVQHKDGGQFDSIVFAEKTPQHWVAGSNFFDRSELFEGSAETEATTRPVHIAVVYQPDGTISGYRDGKPYGRTYRKAPAATFAADASQILLGCRHGAPAGNKGLTGRIFRARLYDRALTPEEIAQTARIESSSITEADILAALTPDQRQQLTQLQTQRDEQSKQLESLRASTAGDDATVQSWTSLAQSLINLKEFIYLK; encoded by the coding sequence ATGAACAAGCATCTTTTCATCTCCGCTGCTGCGTTCCTCTGTGGCAGTCTGCATGCTGCGCCCACAGCTGCGCAGATCGAATTCTTCGAGTCGAAGATCCGCCCCATCCTCGCGCAGGAGTGCTACGAGTGCCACAGCACGGCCACCAAGAAGAAGGGCGGCCTCGTGCTCGACTCCCGCCCCGGCTGGCAGTCGGGCGGCGAATCCGGCGATGTCATCAAACCGGGAAATCCCGCCGAGTCGCTGCTGCTGCAAACCATCAAGCACGAGCACGACGACATCAAGATGCCCAAGGCCGGGGCCAAGCTCGATGACAAGGTCATCGCCGACTTTGAGCAATGGATCCGCGACGGTGCCGCCGACCCGCGCGACACCGCACCCTCCAAAGCAGAGATCGCCAAGGAGACCGACTGGAAGAGCATCCTCGACCGCCGCAAGCAGTGGTGGTCCTTCCAACCCGTCTCCAAGCAGCCCGCGAACAAAACCATCGATGACTACATCGACGCAGAGCTGGCCAAGCAAGGCATCCCCGCCGCAGCACCTGCCGATGCACAAACACTGCGCCGCCGCCTGAGCTACGTGCTCACCGGCCTGCCGCCCTCAGGCGTTCAAAGCATCGACGACCTGCTGACCTCCCCGCACTTTGGCGAGAAGTGGGCCCGCCACTTCATGGACTGGGTGCGCTACGCTGAGACCTACGGCTCCGAGGGCGACCCCGCCATCCCCTACGCCCACCAGTACCGCGACTACCTCATCCGTGCCTTCAATGACAACGTGCCCTATCCGCAGCTCGTCAAGGAAGCCATCGCTGGCGATCTCCTCGCCAAGCCCCGAATCAAGAACGGCATCAACGAAAGCGCCATCGGCATCGCCCAGCTCCGCATGGTGCTGCATGGCTTCTCGCCCGTCGATTCTCTGGATGAAATGGTCACCTTCACCGACAACCAGATCGACACCGTCACCAAGGCCTTCCAGTCCCTGACTGTGAGCTGCGCCCGCTGCCACAACCACAAGTTTGACGCCATCTCGCAGACCGATTTCTACTCCCTCTACGGCATCTTCACCAGCACCCACCCTGCCGTCATTGACGTGAATGCCCCTGGCACAGGCAAAGCCGAGCGCGAGGAACTGGCCAGGCTCAAGGCACAGATCAAAGACGCCGTGGCTGCGCACTGGCTCAAGTCAGCCGCCAAAATCACCGCCAGCGAGAACACCGAATCCACGCACCCCGGCCTGGGCAAACTGCAGTGGTTTGCCAATGGCGTAAGCCTCACCAAGGCAGGAGAATTTTCCATCGCACTCGAAGGCGAAAACGCAGTCTCGCAGATCCACCCTGGCGGCTATTTCAGCGACCTGCTCAGCACCAAGGAACGCGCCGTGCTTTTCTCCAACCGCTTCAAATGCGAAGGCGGCACGCTGTGGTTCCGCGTGGCAGGCAATGGCGGCGTGAAGGCCAAGTATGTGGTGCAAAACTACCCACGCACCGGCACCATCCACAAGGCAGTCGTCCTCAGCGATGCCAAGGATGAAAAGCTCGGCTGGCGCTCCCTCGATCTCGAATTCTGGAAGGGCGATGAAATCTTCATCCAGATCACCACCGCCGCCGACCTGCCTGCTGAGTTCAACAAGGATGCCCGCTCGTGGTTTGGCCTCACCGACGTGTTCATCACTCAGGACAAAACACCTCCATCTGTCGAGGCACGCGCCCCGTTCGCCGCGAGCGATCTCATTCAGTCCTGGCAGAAAGGCACGCTGACGGACACGCAGGCGGAGGTGCTCAACCGCCTTGTGCAGACCGGCAGGCTGCCCAACAAACTCGCCGATCTTCCCGAGGCCGCCAAGCTGGTGGCACGCTACCGCGAGATCGAAGCCCGCCTGCCCATGCCCACACGCGTGCCCGGCGTGATCGAGGCCGATGCCAAAGACGCGCCGCTCTTTGTCCGTGGCGACCACAAGCAGCCTTCGGAAATCGTTCCCCGCCGCTTCCTCGACGCCCTCGATCCCGCGCCATTCAACACCACCGGCAGCGGTCGCCTCCAACTGGCCGAGCACATGGCAGACCTGAAGAACAACCCGCTCACCGCACGTGTCATCGTCAACCGCCTCTGGCACCATGTCTTTGGCCGCGGCATTGTCTCTACTGTGGACAACTTCGGCAAGCTCGGCGACCTGCCCACACATCCCGAACTGCTCGACTTCCTGGCCCAGCGCTTCATCGACAGCGGCGGCGATATCAAGGCCATGCTCAAGCTCATGGTCAGCTCACGGGCCTTCCAGCGCAGCGCGCAGGCCTCGGAGATCGCGATGCAGAAGGACCCTGAAAACAAACTGCTCAGCCACTGGACCATCCACCGCCTGGAGGCCGAGTCCATCCGCGACTCAATCCTCACCCTCACCGGCAAGCTCGACCCCGAGCTCTATGGTGAACCCATCGGCAGCGGCAACACACGCCGCAGCATCTACGTGAAAGTCATCCGCAATTCACTCGATCCCTTCCTCACCACCTTCGACTCTCCCGTCCCCTTTGCCACCCGTGGCAAGCGCGACACCACCAACGTCCCCGCACAGTCCCTCACCCTGCTCAACGACAACAACGTCATCCGCTGGTCACGCGAATGGGCGCTGCGCTCCAGCAAGCTCGACGACAAAGCCCGTGTGCAGCAGATGTTCCGCGAGGCCTTCGCGCGCGAAGCCACCCCCGATGAGGTGAAGCAAAGCCTGGCCTACCTCGGCATCTTGCAGCAGGAAAACAACGAACTCGTCCAGGAGCTGAACTCCAAGGAACAAAAGCTCGCGGCAGTCACGCAGCAAATCTCCGCCCTGCTGGAGCCCGCACGCACTCGACTGCAGACCGAGCGCAAGCTGCCCGCCGTGCCGCTCAACACCCCTGCCCCGCTGGCCGAGTGGACCTTTGACAAAGACGCCCGCGACACCGAAGGCCGCATGAACCTCGAACTCGTCGGCAACGCTCGTGTGGAAAACGGCGCTCTCATCCTGGACGGCAAGTCCATGGCCAAATCCGGCTCCCTGCCGAAGACGCTCACCACCAAAACCCTCGAAGCCTGGGTCATGCTGGACAATCTCACGCAGCGCGGAGGCGGTGTAGTCACCGTGCAGCACAAGGACGGCGGCCAGTTTGACTCCATCGTCTTTGCCGAGAAAACCCCGCAACACTGGGTGGCTGGCAGCAACTTCTTTGACCGCAGCGAGCTCTTTGAAGGCAGCGCCGAAACCGAAGCCACCACCCGCCCCGTGCACATTGCTGTGGTTTACCAGCCCGATGGCACCATCTCCGGCTACCGCGATGGCAAGCCCTACGGCCGCACCTACCGCAAAGCCCCCGCTGCCACCTTCGCCGCCGACGCCTCCCAGATCCTCCTCGGCTGCCGCCACGGTGCCCCTGCCGGCAACAAAGGCCTCACGGGTCGCATCTTCCGCGCCCGTCTTTATGACCGTGCGCTGACACCCGAAGAGATCGCCCAAACCGCCCGCATCGAATCCAGCTCCATCACCGAGGCCGATATTCTCGCCGCACTCACACCGGATCAACGCCAGCAGCTCACCCAGCTTCAAACCCAGCGCGACGAGCAGTCAAAACAACTCGAATCCCTCCGCGCCTCCACCGCTGGCGACGACGCCACCGTCCAAAGCTGGACCAGCCTCGCGCAATCACTCATCAACCTGAAGGAGTTTATTTACCTGAAATGA